One Companilactobacillus farciminis KCTC 3681 = DSM 20184 genomic window, TAATCGTCAAATCAATATTGAAAATATGGCTAATGCGGCTAAAGATAAAGTGGCTTATACGATCGTTGACGTGAACGATTTGAATCAAGATGATGCTGAAGATTTGATTCACCATTTGAATTCTATTCCTGAAGTTTATCGTGTTCGTCTGATAAAACATCAATAAAAAAACCACTCAATTAAATGAGTGGCTTAGAATATTTGTGAACGATATAATCCAACAACTTTTCCTAAGATCTCGACGTTGTCTAAGATGATAGGGTCCATCGTATCGTTTTCAGGTTGTAGGCGGTAATGTCCATTTTCTTGATAAAATCTCTTGCAAGTGGCTTCGATATCTTCAGTCATTGCAATAATGATTTCACCGTTGTTTGCAAAGTTTTGTTCGTGAACGATAACGTGGTCACCATCGTAGATCCCCGCGTTGATCATACTTTCACCGTGAATTTCTAGCATGAACAATTCACCAGATTCACGATTCAAGTCAGGTGGGATTGGGAAGTAACCATCAGGATTTCTTTCAGCGGTAATTGGTTGACCAGCCGCAACAGTACCTAAGATAGGAATTTGTTTTGACTTGATTCCAATTGAACTGAGTCCGATAGTTGTTAACTCGATAGCACGTGGCTTTGTAGGGTCACGTTGAATGTAGCCTTTCTTTTCAAGACGAGATAAATGACCGTGGACCGTTGATGTTGAAGATAAATCTACGGCTTCGCAGATCTCTCTAACAGTAGGCGGATATCCATGTTCATCTAAGTAATCATAAATGCATTGTAAAATTTGTGACTGTTTAGAGCCTTCAGCTTTTGACATTAGAACACCTCATTGTTAATATCTTAAATAGATTGTATCAAAATTTGAATACAAGTTCAAACAAGTGTTCGATTGTATTAGGGAGATTTGATAAAATGAACGAACAAGACGAATTACTTAAGAAAATCAATGAATTAGCCCACAAGGCTAAGGCCGGCACGATTACTAAAGAGGAAGAAGATCAACAAGCAGAACTTAGAAAAGAATACTTGAAGAACTTCCGTGCTAGTTTTAAATCACAAATTGAAATGTTACGTGTCTTTGATAAGCAAGGAAACGAAGTAACTCCTGAAAAAGTTAGAGAAATTCAACGTAAAAAGAGATTACGTGACGATTAGACTTTCATTTATTGAATTTTTTTTGTAATATTAATAAGTATATGGAAAGGGTGAAACATAAATGGGAACAACAATAGTCGTTGGTATTTTAGCTTTGTTGATTGGCCTAGTTGGTGGTTTCTTCGCTGCTAGATGGTATATGAAGAAATATTTCCAAGACAATCCACCAATCAGTGCTGATATGATTAAGCAAATGATGGCTCAAATGGGACAAAAGCCTTCACAAAAGAAACTTAATCAATTAATGAATACTATGAAGAATTCACAAAAGAATAACAAGTAGTTAAACAAAATAAGCGATATGCATATTTTTATATGTGTACCGCTTATTTTTTTATGCAAAAAATTAGTCAATCACTAAATCACGAACTAAAAATATTTGTGTAATTATAATTGACAAAATGTAAACGTTAAACACGAATAATATACGAAAAATATTGTATAAAATACGCTTTTTGCATTGAAAGAAAATGAAAACCCTGATAAACTTTGGATACCAAAGCAAGAAAGGTGGAAATTTTTAATGTCTGATGTAGCGATAGTTATGGGTTCCATTTCCGACTTAAAAGTTATGCAAGCAACAATCGATGTTTTGCAAGAACTCGGAGTTAGTTATGAAGCCAAAGTGATTTCAGCGCACCGTACGCCTCAAGAGATGCTCGATTTTGCTAGAGGCGCTAAGGATACTTTCAAAGTGATCATTGCTGGAGCAGGGGGAGCTGCTCATTTACCTGGCATGATTGCATCATCAACAATTTTACCGGTGATTGGGGTGCCGGTTCCATCGAGATATCTCAAAGGGATGGACTCATTGCTTTCAATAGTACAAATGCCAGCAGGAGTTCCAGTAGCAACTGTTTCCATTGGTGAAGCTGGAGCGAAGAATGCGGCAATTTTAGCCACTAAGATCTGCGCATTACAAAATGAAACTTATCAAGAATCATTAAGGAAATATGTTCAAGCGATGCACGACAAATCGCTAGAAAGTGGGAAAGACCTTGGATAAGACAATTTTACCCGGCTCAACAATTGGAATTATCGGTGGTGGTCAATTAGGTCAGATGATGTCCTTTTGTGCCAAAGAAATGGGTTATAAAGTAATTATTTTAGATCCACAAGAAAATTGTTCAGCTGCTCAAGTGTCTGATGACCAAATCGTAGCCCAATATTCGGACGTTGATCAGCTCGTTGAATTAGCCAAAAGATGCGACGTTTTAACTTACGAGTTTGAAAATGTTGATGCAGCAGCTATCAATGAAGTTAAGAAATACACTCAAGTGCCTCAAGGTACTAAAGCTTTGAAAGTTACTCAAAATCGAATTTCTGAAAAAGATTTTATTGAAGCTAATGGTTTTTCAACTGTGCCACACGTTGTGATTGAAAATATCTTCGAATATCATCGCGGCGTAGAAAAATTAGGCGCACCAGTAATTTTGAAGACGATTCGTGGCGGCTATGATGGCAAAGGACAAATATTAGTCACTGATCCAGAGAATGTCTGTTATGCCGATATTGAGCATTTGTTGATGCAAGGCCCTTGCATGTTGGAGAAAAAAATCAATTTGGAAAAAGAAGTTTCAGTTGTCGTTTCTGCTAACAGTAAAGGCGATAAGTCAATTTTTCCAATTATTGAAAATGTTCATCGCCACAATATTTTGCATTTGAGTACTTGTCCAGCACAAATCAGTGAAAAGAGTGCTCAACATATTTATAACGTTGCTGAAACTTTAGCTGAAAAACTCGAATTAGTTGGCACGATGTGTATCGAATTCTTTATTTCTGATGAAGACGAAGTTTTTGTTAATGAGATTGCTCCAAGACCTCATAATTCCGGTCATTTAACGATTGAAGCATGCAATATTTCTCAATTCGATGCTCATATTCGTGGAGTTTGCAATTTGGCAATGCCACAAGTAGAACTTCTAAAACCAGCTGCCATGGTCAACCTTTTGGGACAGCATTTGGAGCCTGCTAAAAAAGAATTGAGTCAACATCCAGAATGGCATTTTCATGACTATGGCAAGGATGCTGTCAAAGAAAACCGTAAGATGGGACACATCACAATTTTGAGTGATGACCTTGAAAAGACTAAACAAGCTATCGAAAATAATTCAATTTGGGACGTGTAAAAATGACAAATGAAAAGTTGCTTTACGAAGGAAAAGCTAAGAACGTGTATCAAGCTGAAAATGAAGATGAAGTTTTGATGGTTTATAAGGATCAAGCAACAGCTTTCAATGGTAAGAAAAAAGAAATTTTGCCAGGTAAAGGTGTTTTGAATTGCCAAATCTCTATGTTAGTTTTTGACTATTTGATCAAGAATGGCATCAAAACTCACTTGGTCAAAAATCTTTCAGATCATGAACAATTGGTTAAAAAAACTGACGTCTTTTCTTTAGAAGTAGTTTTAAGAAATATCACTTCCGGATCTTTAGTAAGAAAATTCCAAATTGAAGAAGGTCAGAAATTATCGACTCCAATTATCGAATTTTATTATAAGAGCGATGCTCTAGATGATCCTTTCATCAACGAATCACAGATCCATGCACTAGGAATTGCCGATAAAGAAGAAGTTGAGGTCATCAAGGAACAAGCTTTAGAAATCAATCAATTGTTGATTCCTTTCTTTGCTAAAGCTGACTTTGATTTAGTAGATTTCAAATTGGAATTTGGTAAATATAACGGTCAAATCATTTTAGTAGATGAATTTTCACCAGACAATTGCCGTCTTTGGGATAAAACTAGTCACCATTCAATGGATAAAGATGTTTTTAGAAAACACGAAGGCGATTTAGTTGAAACATACCACGACGTCTTGCAACGACTACAAGATAAATAGGAGAGAAGCAATGAAATTAGTTAAAGTTTATGTCACTTTGAAGGATTCCGTTTTAGATGCACAAGGAGAAGCAATCAAATCTGCCATTAATACAATGGGTTATGACAAAATATCTGACGTTCACATGGGCAAGTACTTTGAATTGAAGTTTGCCAATGACTATCAAGAATTAGAAAACGATGTCGACAAAATTTGTGATGACCTGTTAGCAAATCCTAATATTGAAACTTATCGCTATGAAATTACGGAGGCTGAATAAATGAAATTTGCAGTAGTGAATTTCCCTGGTTCAAATTGTGATATGGACCTCTTTTATGCGATTCGCGATGGTGTCAAACAAGAAGTTGAATTAGTCGACTATCGAGCTACATCCTTGGATGGTTTCGACGGTGTTTTGATTCCTGGTGGTTTTTCATACGGTGACTATTTACGTAGTGGGGCAATTGCAGTGCATGCACCGATCGTTAAAGAGATTATTCGCTTTGCTAATGAAGGCAAAATCGTTTTAGGAATTTGCAATGGTTTCCAGATTTTAACTGAGCTAGGTTTGTTGCCAGGTGCCTTAATCCAAAACGAAAAGAGTCGCTTTATTTGTGAGACTGTCGATCTTGAAGTTGAGAATAATCAAACTGTTTTCACAAGTCATTATCAACCAAAAGAAGTGATCAAAGTTCCAGTAGCTCACGGTGAAGGTCGTTATTACTGTGATGAAGCAACTTTGCAAGAATTAAAAGAGAATCACCAAATCATTTTCAAATATAAAGATAATATCAATGGCAGCGTGGACCAAATTGCCGGCATTGCTAATAAAGAAAAAAATGTATTGGGAATGATGCCCCATCCAGAAAGAGCGATTGAAGAAATCCTCGGTTCTGACGATGGTTTGAAATTGTTCCAATCGTTAATCAATCCAGAAGTAAAGGTGAATGACTAATGACTGAACCTACTGCAAAACAAATTAAAACTGAAAAAATTTACCAACAATGGGGTCTAACTGATGAAGAGTACGACTTGATCAGTGAAAAGATTTTACATCGTCTCCCTAACTACACTGAAACTGGACTTTATTCGGTAATGTGGAGTGAACATTGTTCTTATAAGAATTCCAAAAAAGTTCTTCGCAAAATGCCAAATCACAGTGACCGTGTTTTAGCAGGTCCCGGTGAAGATGCTGGTATTTTAGACATTGGCGATAATCAAGCTGTCGTTTTCAAAGCCGAAAGTCACAACCATCCATCAGCTGTCGAACCGTATCAAGGTGCCGCAACCGGTGTTGGGGGAATCATTAGAGATATTTTCTCAATGGGTGCTCAACCAATCGCTTTGATGAATAGTTTGAAATTTGGACCATTGAAAGATGGAAAAACGAAGCATTTAGTTAACGAAGTAGTTGCTGGTATTGGTGGCTATGGAAACTGTATCGGTTTGCCAACTATTGGTGGGGAAATCTCGTTTGAAGATTGCTACGAACACAATCCACTCGTCAATGCCATGTGCATTGGTTTGTTGAACAGTACTGACTTCAAGCACGGTAAAGCTAGTGGCGATAAGAATTTGATTGTCTATGTCGGTGCTAAGACTGGTCGTGATGGAATCCATGGAGCAACCTTTGCCTCAGATGAATTTACCGACACGAAAAACAAGCAACGTTCAGCTGTTCAAGTTGGGAATCCTTTCATTGAAAAATTATTGATGGATGCCTGTGTTGAAATCATCGAACAACATTCTGAATGGGTTTTAGGTATTCAAGATATGGGTGCTGCCGGTTTAGTTTCTTCAACCGCTGAAATGGCTTCTAAAGCAGGTTCAGGTTTGAAATTGAATCTAGATCGTGTGCCACAACGAGAAACTGGAATGACAGCTTACGAAATGATGTTGTCAGAATCTCAAGAGCGAATGGTTCTGTGCGTAAAGCCAGAATTCGTCGATGACGTATTGATGTTCTTTAGACGTTTTGAATTGGATGCCGTTGTTATTGGAGAAGTTACCAATGATAAGCAATATCGTATTTATCACCACAATGAATTAGTAACTGATATTCCGGTTGATAGTTTGACTGAAGACGTTCCAGAATATGACCGAGCTGAAAAACAACCTCAAAGAATGATTGATGATAAGGATTTTCACTTTGAACCAACGATTTCTTCATTGAAAGAAACTTGGCTGGACATGTTAAAGCGTCCTAATATCGCAAGTAAGAAACATTTTTATCAGACTTATGATTCTCAAGTTAAAGCTAATACTCTGGTTCGTCCTGGTAGCGATGCCGGTGTAGTTAGAATTCGTGGCACAAAAAAAGCCATCGCAGTTACTAACGATAGCAATTCTAAGTATGTTTATTTAAATCCTTATGTCGGTGGACAAATTGCTGTTATGGAAGCAGCTAGAAATATTGTTGCCAGCGGTGGTTTGCCAATCGGTATCACTGACTGTTTAAATTACGGAAATCCCGAAGATCCAGAAGCCTTTTATGAACTAGATAAGAGTGTCGAAGGAATTGCAAGTGCCTGTGAAGTAGTTGATACGCCAGTTATTTCCGGAAATGTCTCACTTTACAACGAATATAACGAAGTAGCTATTTATCCTAGTCCAATGGTTGGGATGGTCGGCTTGATCGACGATATTAAAAAAGTTACTACAAGTGATTTCAAGCAGAGCCAAGACTTAATTTATGTCTTAGGACAAACGGATAATGACTTCAATGGCTCAGAAATTCAAATGGAACAGATGAAGCAATTAAAAGGTGATTTAAGACCACTAGACCTCAATCAAGAAAAACTACACCAAGATTTGATCAGACAAGCTATCAATCAAGGTTTACTAAAGAGTTGTCACGATCTTTCTGAAGGTGGTCTAGCAGTTGCTTTGTCAGAATCAGCTTTTGAAAATGAACTAGGCTTTGAGATTGAAACTAAATTAACTTCAAAGCAAATGTTCTCAGAAACTCAATCACGATTCTTAGTAACCGTAGCACCAGAAAATCAAGTAGCGTTTGAAAAAATAGTACAAAGAGATTTTGAATTATTAGGTTTTGTTAGTTCTCAAAATATTTTCAAAATTACTACAGCTGATGAGACTGTTCAAATTGATGGGCAGACAGCTAAGAGTAGTTGGAAAGAGGCGATTGCGTGCTTAATGAAGTAAAGAGTTTGAATGAAGAATGTGGTGTGTTTGGTGTTTGGGGAGCTGAAAATGCTAACTATTTAACTTATTTAGGATTGCACAGTCTGCAACATCGTGGTCAAGAAGGCGCCGGAATTGTTGCTAATGATGGTAAAAGATTACGAACTTATCGTAATTTAGGATTGTTGACACAAGTTTTTTCTAAGCCAGAATTTCTCAACAGTCTAGTCGGCGATTCAGCGATTGGTCACGTTCGTTATTCGACAGCCGGTGAGAACAAAATTGAAAACGTTCAGCCATTATTGTTTGATTTTACAGACAGTCAAATCGCTCTAGCACATAACGGTAACCTGACGAATGCAATTACGCTCAAAAAAGAATTAGAAGAAAAGGGTCATATTTTTAAATCTAGTTCTGATTCAGAAGTTTTAGTGCATCTCATTAAAGTTTCCAATGCACCTACATTACACGAAAAAATCGTCGAAGCACTCAATAAGATTCAAGGTGGTTTCGCATACTTGTTGTTGACAAAGGACGCTTTGATCGTAGCGCTTGATTCCCATGGATTTAGACCTTTATCAATCGGTAAATTGCCTAACGGTGGTTTCGTAGTAGCTAGTGAGACGTGTGCTTTGGATGCTGTTGGCGCTACCTTGATTCGTAACGTTCAACCTGGAGAATTGATCACCATCTCTGATTCAGGTATGGAAATTGATCACTGGACTAAGAAGACACAATTGGCAATTTGTTCTATGGAATTTATTTACTTCGCACGACCAGATTCTGACATTTTGGGTATCAACGTTCATTCAGCCAGAAAACGTATGGGTGCCAATCTTGCTAAAGAAGCCCCAGCTGACGG contains:
- a CDS encoding YneF family protein → MGTTIVVGILALLIGLVGGFFAARWYMKKYFQDNPPISADMIKQMMAQMGQKPSQKKLNQLMNTMKNSQKNNK
- the purF gene encoding amidophosphoribosyltransferase translates to MLNEVKSLNEECGVFGVWGAENANYLTYLGLHSLQHRGQEGAGIVANDGKRLRTYRNLGLLTQVFSKPEFLNSLVGDSAIGHVRYSTAGENKIENVQPLLFDFTDSQIALAHNGNLTNAITLKKELEEKGHIFKSSSDSEVLVHLIKVSNAPTLHEKIVEALNKIQGGFAYLLLTKDALIVALDSHGFRPLSIGKLPNGGFVVASETCALDAVGATLIRNVQPGELITISDSGMEIDHWTKKTQLAICSMEFIYFARPDSDILGINVHSARKRMGANLAKEAPADGDIVVGVPNSSLSAASGYAEEIGLPYEMGLIKNQYMGREFIQPTKELREKSVRQKLAAVKGVVRGKRVILVDDSIVRGTTCAYIVQLLRDAGAVEVHLRIASPRFMHPCFYGIDIQEKSELIAAHKSIPEMNQMFGSDSLKFLSEDGLIKAIGLNADAPYSGLDMSYFNGDYPTYLYDYESKK
- the purC gene encoding phosphoribosylaminoimidazolesuccinocarboxamide synthase, coding for MTNEKLLYEGKAKNVYQAENEDEVLMVYKDQATAFNGKKKEILPGKGVLNCQISMLVFDYLIKNGIKTHLVKNLSDHEQLVKKTDVFSLEVVLRNITSGSLVRKFQIEEGQKLSTPIIEFYYKSDALDDPFINESQIHALGIADKEEVEVIKEQALEINQLLIPFFAKADFDLVDFKLEFGKYNGQIILVDEFSPDNCRLWDKTSHHSMDKDVFRKHEGDLVETYHDVLQRLQDK
- the purL gene encoding phosphoribosylformylglycinamidine synthase subunit PurL; this encodes MTEPTAKQIKTEKIYQQWGLTDEEYDLISEKILHRLPNYTETGLYSVMWSEHCSYKNSKKVLRKMPNHSDRVLAGPGEDAGILDIGDNQAVVFKAESHNHPSAVEPYQGAATGVGGIIRDIFSMGAQPIALMNSLKFGPLKDGKTKHLVNEVVAGIGGYGNCIGLPTIGGEISFEDCYEHNPLVNAMCIGLLNSTDFKHGKASGDKNLIVYVGAKTGRDGIHGATFASDEFTDTKNKQRSAVQVGNPFIEKLLMDACVEIIEQHSEWVLGIQDMGAAGLVSSTAEMASKAGSGLKLNLDRVPQRETGMTAYEMMLSESQERMVLCVKPEFVDDVLMFFRRFELDAVVIGEVTNDKQYRIYHHNELVTDIPVDSLTEDVPEYDRAEKQPQRMIDDKDFHFEPTISSLKETWLDMLKRPNIASKKHFYQTYDSQVKANTLVRPGSDAGVVRIRGTKKAIAVTNDSNSKYVYLNPYVGGQIAVMEAARNIVASGGLPIGITDCLNYGNPEDPEAFYELDKSVEGIASACEVVDTPVISGNVSLYNEYNEVAIYPSPMVGMVGLIDDIKKVTTSDFKQSQDLIYVLGQTDNDFNGSEIQMEQMKQLKGDLRPLDLNQEKLHQDLIRQAINQGLLKSCHDLSEGGLAVALSESAFENELGFEIETKLTSKQMFSETQSRFLVTVAPENQVAFEKIVQRDFELLGFVSSQNIFKITTADETVQIDGQTAKSSWKEAIACLMK
- the purS gene encoding phosphoribosylformylglycinamidine synthase subunit PurS produces the protein MKLVKVYVTLKDSVLDAQGEAIKSAINTMGYDKISDVHMGKYFELKFANDYQELENDVDKICDDLLANPNIETYRYEITEAE
- the purQ gene encoding phosphoribosylformylglycinamidine synthase subunit PurQ → MKFAVVNFPGSNCDMDLFYAIRDGVKQEVELVDYRATSLDGFDGVLIPGGFSYGDYLRSGAIAVHAPIVKEIIRFANEGKIVLGICNGFQILTELGLLPGALIQNEKSRFICETVDLEVENNQTVFTSHYQPKEVIKVPVAHGEGRYYCDEATLQELKENHQIIFKYKDNINGSVDQIAGIANKEKNVLGMMPHPERAIEEILGSDDGLKLFQSLINPEVKVND
- the lexA gene encoding transcriptional repressor LexA — encoded protein: MSKAEGSKQSQILQCIYDYLDEHGYPPTVREICEAVDLSSTSTVHGHLSRLEKKGYIQRDPTKPRAIELTTIGLSSIGIKSKQIPILGTVAAGQPITAERNPDGYFPIPPDLNRESGELFMLEIHGESMINAGIYDGDHVIVHEQNFANNGEIIIAMTEDIEATCKRFYQENGHYRLQPENDTMDPIILDNVEILGKVVGLYRSQIF
- the purE gene encoding 5-(carboxyamino)imidazole ribonucleotide mutase encodes the protein MSDVAIVMGSISDLKVMQATIDVLQELGVSYEAKVISAHRTPQEMLDFARGAKDTFKVIIAGAGGAAHLPGMIASSTILPVIGVPVPSRYLKGMDSLLSIVQMPAGVPVATVSIGEAGAKNAAILATKICALQNETYQESLRKYVQAMHDKSLESGKDLG
- a CDS encoding DUF896 domain-containing protein → MNEQDELLKKINELAHKAKAGTITKEEEDQQAELRKEYLKNFRASFKSQIEMLRVFDKQGNEVTPEKVREIQRKKRLRDD
- the purK gene encoding 5-(carboxyamino)imidazole ribonucleotide synthase, with amino-acid sequence MDKTILPGSTIGIIGGGQLGQMMSFCAKEMGYKVIILDPQENCSAAQVSDDQIVAQYSDVDQLVELAKRCDVLTYEFENVDAAAINEVKKYTQVPQGTKALKVTQNRISEKDFIEANGFSTVPHVVIENIFEYHRGVEKLGAPVILKTIRGGYDGKGQILVTDPENVCYADIEHLLMQGPCMLEKKINLEKEVSVVVSANSKGDKSIFPIIENVHRHNILHLSTCPAQISEKSAQHIYNVAETLAEKLELVGTMCIEFFISDEDEVFVNEIAPRPHNSGHLTIEACNISQFDAHIRGVCNLAMPQVELLKPAAMVNLLGQHLEPAKKELSQHPEWHFHDYGKDAVKENRKMGHITILSDDLEKTKQAIENNSIWDV